The region aaatattttcaattgaaaatatacattagcaagatttttttttattattaaatcatagctgtgtacattaatgcgatcatggggcaccatacactggttttatagaccatttgacatattttcatcactctggttaacatagacttcctggcattttcttagttattgtgtatattctacatttactaagtatattctacatttactaagtatattctacatttactaagtttcatatgtacccttataagatgcactgtaggtgtaatcccaccaatcagcaagatttttttttcttgatttcctcTCCattgaaaaaagtcattttttaagtTTGGGGATTGGTGAGTCAGAAGTAACGTTTagagacataatttttttttttttagagagactctgtcaccctgggtagattgcagtggcctcatagctcatagcaacctcaatctcttgggctcaagtgatccgcttgccttggcctccccagtagttgagactacttgtgcccaccacaacccccagctagtttttctatttttattagagaccgggtcttgctcttgctcaggctggtcttgaactcctgagttcaaacaagctcctgccttggcctcccagagtgctaggattacaggcatgagccacctcactgggCCTAGGGACAGAATTcttaatatgtaatatatttcgtatttttttttttttgcgttttttggccggggctgggtttgaacccaccacctccggcatatggggctggcgccttactcctttgagccacaggcgccgccctgtattttgtatttttagttgtAGATAATTTGTTATATATTATACTTAGTGAGACAgattttttatgtatgtatttacttaTACACGCACGTACATATTCAATTCAGGATGATTCCTACATACCACAGCCGTGAGGGACTGAAGTTCTATTTCCAGGGTTTGTAGATTGCGTTTAAGTTCTGTGAGCTCATTTCTGGCTGCTGTGACTGCTCCTTCGTCATCAGAAATCTGCTGTTGCAGTGTTGCGCTCTGAAGTGTAATTGTGGGAAGGTTAGTGACTGGCTGGACGGTCTGTAGAACAAGCCCTTTGTGGCTAATTTGCCGGAGACCTACCCTCTCATTGAACCAGGCTTCGGCGTCTTTGCAGTTCTGCTCAGCCAAGTCCTCATACTCAGCCCTCATGTTGTTCAACAGGACAGTAAGTTCCACCCCCGGGGCTGCTTTCATCTCCACGTTCACGTTCCCCCCAGCTGTACATTGCAGGACTTCCATTTCCTGGAAAAAGGGCTGGTATTAATAATACCCAAAGGAGGATTTTGATTGCTATTCACACCCTGCTAGGAAATGAACAGCGGACTGGAAGAAGGAGATCAGATGCTGTACAAAGCCAGGCTGCGGGCTTCTTTACCTcctgatgattttttttgagGTATGTCAGTTCCTCACTGAGGGTCTCCCATTGTATCTCCAAGTCAGTTGTACAAAGCGTCAGTTCATCCAACACTCTGCGAAGATTGCTGGTGTCGGCCTCAACACTCTGGCGCAGAGCAAGCTCGTTTTCATACCTTAAATGTTATTGAAGAACTCCAGAGTTATAATCATAAACTTTTCAAAGCACACCTTTTTAAGACATATGCCAAAAGATATGATATCCTTAACAGATTTCTGAAGCTTCTTCTTGCAATGGCAAACTTCAAAAAGTTTGAGATGGCCACCCATTTACGAGTTGTACTTTGGAGATGTTATTTCTGGAGAGTTGATTTTGGTCATCCAAGGTACTTAACacttaaataaaatgtggctAGATTAAGAAAAATATGATAGCTCTTTTGATGAGTGCATATTTAATTCAATTTGTTCATTGATTTAGTCTGGctttataaaaaacattttggttTTCAAAGCAAAagatatgttttttttaaattcaactgagtattttttaccttttatactATAATTAATTACTTTGTTGTCACCTACTTCAGCTTGAAGTCCTCAGAGGTCAGTCGGGCATTGTCATTTTGTAGAATAATACTGGCATTACAGGTGGTCGTGGAGATGATCTGAATAGGACAGATTGTGCAAAATGTTAAGTACCAAAGGTAAAGGAGGCTCCAGATTTCATTGTGATTCTATATCTTCCTAACCCAGCAAGCACCTGTTTTTGTATTGTTCCTTTATTAAAGGCAGATGGATGttcttcatttaataaatatctagAGGTTAAGAGCCACATGGATACTTTTATCACTTTGGTTTAAAAGGTACGAGTTACATGtaaggaaaaaagtaattatatctatttggaaattatttattttttattttgctatatatatatatatatatatatattttttttttttggccaggtgcTGCCCTTAAGTCAGAATACAGAGTAAACAAATGTCACATCATGTAAATATGTTAAGCACCTTTTGTATTTTTGCTAAGCTATGCCCGCCCAAAGTAATAAAAGTATGCGAGCCCATGTTTCTTACCTGCCTTTTAAGATCTTCGATGATTGAGAAGTGTCTATAATGATCATGATCGTGTCCCCGGCGGGAACCGGGTCCACATTTCTCATACCAGCCCTTGATCTTCTGCTCTAGCTCTGTGTTGGCCTCCTCCAGAGCGTGCACATGGTCCAGGTAGGATGCCAGGCGGTCATTGAGGTTCTGCATGGTCACCTTTTCATTCCCTGACAGGAGCCCGTGCTCATTGGCAAGAAAACCAGCACTTCCCGACCCTCCACCACCACTGCAGAAGCTTCCTCCCGAAGAAATGTTCCCAAGAGTACAAGAAAAGCCTCTCCCTGCTCCTGGGG is a window of Nycticebus coucang isolate mNycCou1 chromosome 18, mNycCou1.pri, whole genome shotgun sequence DNA encoding:
- the KRT26 gene encoding keratin, type I cytoskeletal 26, which translates into the protein MSFRLSSGSRQICSRAASVRLSSGGTGFVAGNVCVGSPGAGRGFSCTLGNISSGGSFCSGGGGSGSAGFLANEHGLLSGNEKVTMQNLNDRLASYLDHVHALEEANTELEQKIKGWYEKCGPGSRRGHDHDHYRHFSIIEDLKRQIISTTTCNASIILQNDNARLTSEDFKLKYENELALRQSVEADTSNLRRVLDELTLCTTDLEIQWETLSEELTYLKKNHQEEMEVLQCTAGGNVNVEMKAAPGVELTVLLNNMRAEYEDLAEQNCKDAEAWFNERSATLQQQISDDEGAVTAARNELTELKRNLQTLEIELQSLTAVKQSYECSLAEMEGNYCDQLQQIQDQIGAKEDQLQQIRTETEGQKLEYEQLLDIKIYLEKEIEIYCNLIDGEERKCKSKGYKSKGCKPTNSGNQVQDSTEETVVKAVVEELDQLGNVLSLRVHSVEEKSSKISNITVEQRVPSKAP